The following are from one region of the Bacteroidales bacterium genome:
- a CDS encoding MoxR family ATPase yields MIQATDDIQAVKQLQQTHTALKSEIQKVIVGQEQVINEVITALFSKGHCLLIGVPGLAKTLLVTTIAKALGLKYNRIQFTPDLMPSDIVGSEILDDSRKFKFIQGPIFCNFLLADEINRTPPKTQSALLEAMQEKTVTAAGKQFKLEEPFFVLATQNPIEQEGTYPLPEAQLDRFMFNILLDYPSFDEEVTIVEQTTSLKEDNINQILTAEDIIYFQNLIYKVPVNSNVVKYAVNLASCTRPSRNNSHPLASKYITWGSGPRASQYLIIGAKTHALLNGKYSPDIEDIKAVAHPVLRHRIIRNYQAEAEGITNDMLIDELLKQ; encoded by the coding sequence ATGATACAAGCTACCGACGATATACAAGCAGTAAAACAATTACAACAAACCCATACCGCATTAAAGTCAGAGATTCAAAAAGTTATTGTTGGACAAGAACAAGTTATTAATGAAGTCATTACCGCACTTTTTTCTAAGGGACATTGTCTATTAATCGGAGTGCCTGGCTTAGCCAAAACACTTTTAGTAACAACCATAGCTAAAGCATTAGGTTTAAAATATAACCGAATTCAATTTACACCCGATCTGATGCCATCTGATATTGTAGGAAGCGAAATATTAGACGATAGTCGCAAATTCAAATTTATTCAAGGTCCCATCTTTTGTAACTTTCTTTTAGCCGACGAAATAAATCGTACTCCCCCAAAAACTCAGTCTGCACTTCTCGAAGCTATGCAAGAAAAAACAGTTACTGCAGCAGGCAAACAATTCAAATTAGAAGAACCATTTTTTGTTTTAGCAACACAAAACCCTATCGAACAAGAAGGTACCTACCCGCTTCCCGAAGCTCAACTCGATCGTTTTATGTTTAACATTTTGCTCGACTACCCAAGTTTTGACGAAGAAGTAACCATTGTAGAGCAAACAACAAGCCTCAAAGAAGATAACATAAACCAAATTTTAACAGCCGAAGATATTATATATTTTCAAAATCTAATCTATAAAGTACCAGTAAATTCTAATGTAGTAAAATATGCTGTAAACTTAGCCTCTTGCACACGCCCATCACGCAACAACTCACACCCTTTAGCATCTAAATATATTACATGGGGAAGCGGACCACGTGCTTCACAATACCTTATCATTGGTGCAAAAACACATGCACTGCTTAATGGAAAATATAGCCCCGACATCGAAGATATTAAAGCCGTTGCTCACCCAGTACTTAGACACCGCATTATACGTAATTACCAAGCTGAAGCCGAAGGAATTACAAACGATATGCTCATCGATGAATTGTTAAAACAATGA